A window from Hymenobacter volaticus encodes these proteins:
- a CDS encoding right-handed parallel beta-helix repeat-containing protein, producing MFLRPEDAGTVTSPTLIEAAPNEQPVLSGGVTLTGWRKDGSNRLGLPAAAQGQVWVADVPMVGGRALAFRQLWVNGRKAVRARTPNDDNLPRLLTWDVDKQEAWITATAVGTLRQAGQLEMVLHQMWAVNVLRVKTLTVQGAKVRVTFHEPESKVQFEHPWPRPIINGKNGSSAFYLTNAVELLDQPGEWHYDGQRGQVLYWPRPGETMSSAHVVAPVLETLVQVSGSLDQPVAYVQFKGLTFAYTTWLRPSEQGHVPLQAGMYLLDGYSLQQPGTPDKAGLENQAWIGRPPAGVELAGVHHTRFERCQFLHMASAALDYQSSTHNDAVVGCTFRDVAGNGIQLGKFSDEGTETHLPYNPKDEREICTNELLENNLLTDCANEDWGCVGIAAGFVRNTTIRHNEVSQVPYTGISVGWGWTKTANCMRDNRVTANYIHHYAQHTYDVAGIYTLSAQPGTTITENRVEEIGQAPYVHDPDHWFYLYLDEGSAGITVQDNWCPAEKFLANANGPGNVWKNNGPMVANAIKQAAGLEPAYRDLLAEQIKKPAANGAQVKQ from the coding sequence TTGTTTCTGCGGCCCGAAGATGCCGGTACTGTGACCAGTCCGACGCTGATTGAAGCCGCTCCCAACGAGCAACCTGTATTGAGTGGTGGCGTGACCCTAACCGGCTGGCGCAAAGATGGTAGCAACCGGCTCGGTTTGCCGGCTGCCGCGCAGGGGCAAGTATGGGTGGCCGATGTGCCGATGGTAGGTGGCCGGGCCTTGGCGTTTCGGCAGCTGTGGGTGAATGGCCGCAAAGCCGTCCGGGCCCGCACCCCTAATGATGACAACCTGCCACGCCTGCTCACGTGGGACGTGGACAAGCAAGAAGCCTGGATTACGGCCACTGCGGTAGGCACGCTACGGCAGGCAGGCCAACTGGAAATGGTGCTGCACCAGATGTGGGCCGTGAATGTGCTGCGCGTCAAGACGCTAACAGTGCAAGGTGCCAAGGTCCGCGTCACGTTTCATGAGCCCGAAAGCAAAGTTCAGTTCGAGCACCCTTGGCCCCGGCCCATCATCAACGGCAAAAACGGCAGCTCGGCCTTCTACCTAACCAACGCCGTCGAGCTACTCGATCAGCCCGGCGAGTGGCACTATGATGGGCAACGTGGACAAGTGTTGTACTGGCCCCGGCCGGGCGAAACCATGAGCAGCGCCCACGTGGTGGCGCCGGTGCTGGAAACCCTGGTGCAAGTGTCGGGCAGCCTAGACCAGCCGGTAGCCTACGTGCAGTTCAAGGGCCTAACCTTTGCTTATACCACCTGGCTGCGACCCTCCGAGCAAGGCCACGTGCCGTTGCAGGCGGGCATGTATTTGCTGGATGGCTACTCGCTTCAACAACCCGGTACCCCCGATAAAGCCGGTCTCGAAAACCAAGCCTGGATTGGTCGTCCGCCCGCGGGCGTGGAGCTTGCGGGTGTGCACCACACGCGCTTCGAGCGGTGCCAGTTCCTGCACATGGCCTCAGCCGCCCTCGATTACCAAAGCAGCACCCACAACGATGCAGTAGTCGGCTGCACCTTTCGCGACGTGGCCGGCAACGGCATCCAACTCGGCAAATTCTCCGACGAAGGCACCGAAACGCACCTGCCCTACAACCCCAAAGACGAGCGCGAAATCTGCACCAACGAGCTGCTGGAAAACAACCTGCTCACTGATTGCGCCAACGAGGATTGGGGCTGCGTGGGTATTGCCGCCGGCTTTGTGCGAAACACTACCATTCGTCACAACGAAGTTTCGCAAGTGCCTTACACTGGCATCAGCGTAGGATGGGGCTGGACCAAAACCGCCAACTGCATGCGCGACAACCGCGTGACGGCCAACTACATTCACCACTACGCCCAACACACCTACGACGTAGCCGGCATCTACACCCTCTCGGCCCAACCCGGTACCACCATCACCGAAAACCGCGTCGAGGAAATCGGCCAGGCGCCCTACGTGCACGACCCCGACCACTGGTTTTACTTGTACTTGGATGAAGGCTCGGCGGGCATCACAGTCCAAGACAATTGGTGCCCGGCCGAGAAGTTTCTCGCCAATGCCAACGGCCCCGGCAACGTCTGGAAAAACAACGGCCCCATGGTAGCCAACGCCATCAAGCAAGCCGCCGGCCTAGAACCCGCCTACCGTGATTTGCTTGCCGAACAAATAAAGAAGCCAGCAGCTAACGGAGCACAAGTCAAACAGTGA